In Methyloterricola oryzae, one DNA window encodes the following:
- the ispA gene encoding (2E,6E)-farnesyl diphosphate synthase, with translation MNREQSLKDFMLACQARVEEALDARLPAAGKLPERLHQAMRYSTLGGGKRLRPLLVYATGQALGVGLDVLDGPACAVEFIHVYSLIHDDLPAMDNDDLRRGKPTCHKAFDEATAILAGDALQALAFQVLAQDPSIAVPAESRLAMVDALTVASGSCGMVGGQAIDLDSVGKALDLPGLEAMHIRKTGALIRASVRLAALAKPDLEETLADRLDHYAKCMGLAFQIQDDILDVESDTQTLGKTQGKDRDNNKPTYPALLGLNGAREKAAELHEEAQQSLSALGAEADHLRALASFIVQRQS, from the coding sequence ATGAACCGTGAACAATCCCTGAAAGATTTCATGCTGGCGTGTCAGGCCAGGGTCGAAGAGGCTCTGGATGCGCGTCTGCCGGCGGCTGGGAAGTTGCCTGAGCGTCTGCATCAGGCCATGCGTTACTCCACCCTGGGCGGCGGCAAGCGCCTCCGTCCCTTGCTGGTCTACGCGACAGGGCAGGCTCTGGGGGTAGGCCTGGACGTACTGGATGGCCCCGCCTGCGCTGTGGAGTTCATCCACGTCTATTCCCTGATCCATGACGACTTGCCGGCCATGGACAACGACGACCTGCGCCGCGGCAAGCCCACCTGCCACAAGGCCTTTGACGAGGCCACCGCCATCCTGGCGGGCGACGCCCTGCAGGCCCTGGCATTTCAGGTGTTGGCTCAAGATCCCAGCATCGCGGTGCCTGCGGAAAGCCGATTGGCCATGGTGGATGCCTTGACCGTCGCCAGCGGTTCCTGCGGCATGGTGGGCGGGCAGGCCATCGATCTGGATTCCGTGGGCAAAGCCCTGGATCTGCCGGGTCTCGAAGCCATGCACATCCGCAAGACCGGCGCGTTGATCCGAGCGAGCGTGCGCCTGGCGGCCCTGGCCAAGCCCGACCTGGAAGAGACCCTGGCGGACCGGCTGGATCACTATGCCAAATGCATGGGCCTGGCCTTCCAGATCCAGGACGATATCCTCGATGTGGAAAGCGACACCCAGACCTTGGGCAAGACCCAAGGCAAGGACCGCGACAACAACAAGCCCACCTATCCGGCGCTGCTGGGCCTCAACGGGGCCAGGGAGAAGGCGGCGGAACTGCACGAGGAGGCCCAGCAGAGCCTGTCCGCCCTGGGTGCGGAGGCTGACCACCTTCGGGCCCTGGCCTCGTTCATCGTGCAGCGTCAAAGCTGA
- the corA gene encoding magnesium/cobalt transporter CorA, whose protein sequence is MNVSTLRATFLPPEQHEAMIMKCVAYTAGRRVAEIRLEDISELLKRPDTFVWLGLREPDPAMLQKIQEEFSLHELAVEDTRSAHQRPKLEEYGDTLFLVFRTAEYVDDCVQIGESHAFVGPNFLVTVRHANSPGYSRVRERCESMPKSLAHGPGFALYSVMDFIVDNYMPVADALRQRLESVEEDIFMRRPNRAILEDLYELKREMLQLRDAVSPLLDISNELMRSHGKIVPKEIRFYYRDVHDHVRRISQALDSMREMLTTAMQVHLALITVGQNEIVKRLAGWGAILAIPTMVFSLYGMNFKVMPELDWTYSYPVTLCVVAVACLWLYRRLKFFGWL, encoded by the coding sequence ATGAATGTAAGCACGCTACGCGCGACTTTTCTCCCGCCCGAGCAGCATGAGGCGATGATCATGAAATGCGTCGCCTATACGGCGGGGCGCCGGGTGGCCGAGATCAGGCTGGAAGATATCAGCGAACTGCTGAAACGGCCTGACACCTTTGTCTGGCTGGGGTTGCGGGAGCCTGACCCCGCCATGCTGCAGAAGATCCAGGAGGAATTTTCCCTGCACGAACTGGCGGTGGAAGATACCCGTTCCGCCCATCAGCGGCCCAAGCTGGAAGAATACGGTGATACCCTGTTCCTGGTATTCCGGACTGCGGAATACGTCGATGACTGTGTGCAGATAGGCGAATCGCACGCGTTTGTCGGGCCGAATTTTCTGGTGACGGTGCGTCACGCCAACTCGCCCGGTTACAGCCGCGTGCGCGAACGCTGCGAGAGCATGCCCAAGAGCCTGGCGCATGGGCCGGGATTTGCCTTGTATTCGGTGATGGACTTCATCGTGGACAATTACATGCCGGTGGCGGATGCCTTGCGCCAGCGCCTGGAAAGCGTCGAGGAGGACATTTTCATGCGGAGGCCAAACCGGGCGATCCTGGAAGACCTGTATGAACTGAAGCGCGAAATGCTGCAGTTGCGCGACGCGGTTTCGCCGCTGCTGGATATCAGCAACGAACTCATGCGCTCCCATGGCAAGATCGTGCCCAAGGAGATTCGCTTCTATTACCGGGACGTGCACGATCATGTCAGGCGAATCAGCCAGGCCCTGGACAGCATGCGCGAGATGCTGACCACCGCCATGCAGGTGCATCTGGCACTGATAACCGTCGGGCAGAACGAGATCGTGAAGCGCCTGGCGGGTTGGGGGGCCATCCTGGCCATTCCCACTATGGTATTCAGCCTGTATGGCATGAATTTCAAGGTGATGCCCGAGCTGGATTGGACCTACAGCTATCCTGTCACGCTCTGCGTCGTTGCCGTGGCATGCCTGTGGCTTTACCGCCGGCTGAAATTTTTCGGGTGGTTGTAA
- a CDS encoding FAD-dependent oxidoreductase — MKHARLILAASMLLGVLLFFAFGLQRYFSLEALKAQYGDLAGFRSTQPWAAAGLYVLIYILVTGLSLPGAAVLTLAGGALFGLLWGTVIVSFASTIGATLAFLLARFLFRDWVKNRFPRQFAAVDAGIVRDGAFYLLALRLVPAVPFFLVNLLVPLTALPARTFFWVSQVGMLPGTLVYVNAGTQLGKLDSLSGVLSPGLLASFTLLGVFPLLARRLLDLLKARRAYAPWPKPKRFDRNLLVIGAGSAGLVASNVAASLGAKVTLVEEDRMGGDCLNTGCVPSKALIRSSRVLSLARRGAEFGLDVAEPRADFPRIMARLRQVIAQIAPNDSVERYKGLGVEVIQGRARLVSPWEVAIVSEAGERHLTARSIVIATGARPRVPDIPGLDAVAYLTTDTVWNLEALPEHLVVLGGGPVGCELAQCFARLGSRVTLVETLPQLLAREDADVADGLAKALRGDGVDLRLGHRAVAVEGEGKRVVIEGDGEQVSVPFDHLLVALGREPRLEGLGLEELGLLGEEGGLCDERMQTRFPNIYVCGDAAGPFQFTHVAGHQAWHAAFNALLGDWWKLRVDYGVIPWATFCDPEVARVGLNEREAKSKGLAYELTCLPMLDVDRAVAEGETQGFIKVLTPPGSDRILGASIVGPRAGDLITEFTLAMRHGLGLRKLLATIHVYPSYAGAVQQVAAQWRRAHTPGAARRWLERYLQGRLG, encoded by the coding sequence ATGAAACATGCTCGACTGATTTTGGCCGCCTCCATGTTGCTGGGGGTGCTGCTGTTCTTCGCCTTTGGCCTGCAGCGGTACTTCTCCCTGGAAGCACTGAAGGCGCAGTACGGGGATTTGGCCGGCTTTCGCAGCACCCAGCCCTGGGCGGCGGCCGGGCTTTACGTGCTCATCTACATTCTGGTCACCGGCCTGTCCTTGCCGGGCGCCGCGGTGCTGACCCTGGCGGGCGGGGCCCTGTTCGGCCTGCTGTGGGGGACCGTCATCGTCTCCTTCGCCTCTACCATCGGGGCGACCCTGGCCTTCCTGCTCGCGCGCTTCCTGTTTCGCGACTGGGTCAAGAACCGCTTTCCACGCCAATTTGCTGCGGTCGACGCCGGAATAGTGCGCGATGGCGCCTTCTACCTGCTTGCCCTGCGCCTGGTGCCGGCGGTGCCGTTTTTTCTGGTCAACCTGCTGGTCCCGTTGACGGCCTTGCCGGCACGCACCTTCTTCTGGGTCAGCCAGGTGGGCATGCTGCCGGGCACCCTGGTGTACGTCAATGCCGGCACCCAACTGGGGAAGCTCGATTCGCTCTCGGGCGTGCTATCGCCTGGACTGCTGGCGTCATTTACGCTCTTGGGCGTGTTTCCCCTACTGGCGCGGCGGCTCCTGGACCTGCTCAAGGCGCGCCGGGCCTACGCGCCTTGGCCCAAGCCGAAGCGCTTCGATCGCAATCTGCTGGTGATCGGCGCCGGCTCGGCGGGCTTGGTCGCATCCAACGTGGCGGCCAGCCTCGGGGCGAAAGTGACCCTGGTCGAAGAGGATCGCATGGGCGGTGACTGCCTCAACACCGGCTGTGTGCCCTCCAAGGCGCTGATCCGCTCTTCCCGGGTGCTGAGCCTGGCGCGCCGGGGCGCCGAATTCGGGTTGGACGTGGCCGAGCCGCGCGCGGATTTTCCCAGGATCATGGCAAGGCTGAGGCAGGTGATCGCGCAGATCGCACCCAATGACTCCGTGGAGCGCTATAAGGGGCTGGGTGTCGAAGTGATCCAGGGCCGGGCGCGGCTGGTGTCGCCCTGGGAAGTCGCGATCGTCTCCGAGGCCGGCGAAAGACATCTGACCGCCCGAAGCATCGTCATTGCCACCGGCGCCCGGCCCAGGGTGCCGGATATTCCGGGCCTGGATGCAGTCGCCTACCTGACCACGGATACGGTGTGGAACCTGGAGGCTTTGCCCGAGCACCTGGTGGTGCTGGGCGGCGGTCCGGTGGGGTGCGAACTGGCCCAGTGTTTTGCGCGCCTGGGGTCCCGGGTGACGCTCGTCGAGACGCTGCCACAGTTGCTTGCCCGAGAGGATGCTGACGTTGCTGATGGGCTCGCGAAGGCGCTGCGAGGCGACGGCGTGGACCTGCGTCTGGGGCATCGCGCGGTGGCCGTCGAGGGCGAAGGCAAGCGTGTGGTGATTGAAGGAGATGGCGAGCAGGTGAGCGTGCCATTTGACCACTTGCTGGTTGCCCTAGGGCGTGAGCCACGACTGGAGGGTCTGGGGCTCGAGGAACTGGGGCTGCTTGGAGAGGAAGGCGGGCTGTGCGACGAACGGATGCAGACCCGGTTTCCGAACATCTATGTCTGCGGCGATGCGGCGGGCCCGTTTCAGTTCACCCATGTGGCCGGTCATCAGGCCTGGCATGCGGCTTTCAATGCCCTGTTGGGGGATTGGTGGAAACTGCGGGTGGATTATGGGGTCATCCCCTGGGCCACGTTCTGTGATCCGGAGGTCGCGCGGGTCGGACTCAACGAGCGGGAGGCGAAATCCAAAGGCCTCGCCTACGAGTTGACCTGTCTGCCCATGCTGGATGTGGACCGCGCTGTGGCCGAGGGTGAAACCCAGGGCTTCATCAAAGTGCTGACGCCCCCCGGCAGCGACCGCATCCTGGGCGCCAGCATCGTCGGCCCGCGCGCCGGCGATCTGATCACGGAATTTACCCTGGCCATGCGGCACGGCCTGGGCTTGCGCAAGCTGCTCGCCACCATTCACGTGTATCCCAGCTACGCGGGCGCGGTTCAGCAGGTGGCCGCCCAATGGCGGCGGGCCCATACCCCCGGCGCAGCGCGACGCTGGCTGGAGCGCTATCTGCAGGGGCGCCTGGGGTGA
- a CDS encoding TIGR04283 family arsenosugar biosynthesis glycosyltransferase, with protein sequence MIIPVLNEAALLGDYLGQLQGLRDCGHELIVVDGGSSDGTAALAVGLADLVLQASRGRASQMNAGAAGARGDVLLFLHADTRLPANAVERIGWGLAAGSGWGHFDVSIEGRHWLLSVIAACMNLRSRLTGIATGDQALFVSADRFREAGGFPDMALMEDIALSRRLKARSPPVCLSARVTTSGRRWEERGVLRTVLTMWGLRLAYFCGADPAWLARCYGYAPR encoded by the coding sequence GTGATCATCCCGGTCTTGAACGAGGCCGCCCTTTTGGGTGACTATTTAGGTCAACTTCAGGGGCTACGCGACTGCGGGCACGAGCTTATCGTGGTCGACGGCGGCAGCAGCGACGGCACTGCGGCCTTGGCGGTCGGGCTGGCGGATCTCGTGCTGCAAGCCTCCCGGGGGCGCGCGTCGCAAATGAATGCCGGTGCGGCGGGGGCGCGGGGCGATGTGTTACTGTTCCTGCATGCGGACACCCGGCTTCCGGCGAACGCCGTTGAGCGTATTGGCTGGGGCCTGGCCGCCGGCAGCGGCTGGGGGCACTTCGATGTGAGCATTGAGGGCCGTCATTGGCTGTTGTCGGTCATCGCGGCCTGCATGAACCTGCGCTCGCGCCTCACCGGCATCGCCACGGGCGATCAGGCCTTGTTCGTTTCCGCCGACCGGTTTCGGGAAGCGGGCGGTTTTCCGGACATGGCACTGATGGAAGATATCGCCTTGTCGCGCCGGCTCAAAGCGCGGAGCCCCCCGGTTTGCCTGAGTGCGCGGGTCACTACCTCGGGCCGGCGCTGGGAGGAGCGGGGCGTGCTGCGCACCGTGTTGACGATGTGGGGCCTGCGTCTGGCCTATTTCTGCGGGGCTGATCCAGCCTGGCTGGCCAGATGCTACGGTTATGCCCCCCGCTGA
- a CDS encoding exodeoxyribonuclease VII small subunit, protein MVKKAFQFEDSLAELEQLVERMEQGNLPLEESLKLFERGVHLARGCQKALKEAEQKVQILLEENGEPILKAFNDEP, encoded by the coding sequence ATGGTCAAGAAGGCTTTCCAATTCGAGGACTCCCTCGCCGAACTCGAACAACTGGTGGAGCGCATGGAACAGGGAAACCTCCCCCTGGAAGAATCCCTGAAGCTCTTCGAGCGGGGCGTGCATCTGGCTCGGGGATGCCAGAAGGCACTCAAGGAAGCGGAGCAGAAGGTGCAGATCCTTCTGGAAGAGAACGGCGAGCCTATCCTGAAAGCGTTTAATGATGAACCGTGA
- a CDS encoding methyltransferase domain-containing protein: MQAQPAHEAVQEYYGKILSTQQDLKTSACCTGESLPQDLRSLLKELHPEVTEKFYGCGSPIPSCLDGMTVLDLGCGSGRDCFLLSRLVGEGGQVIGVDMTDEQLAVARRHVGYHTEKFGYARPNVRFLKGYIEDLGVLGIADASVDVVISNCVLNLSPDKERVFAEIWRVLKPGGELYFSDVFADRRVPPHLAGDPVLLGECLGGALYLEDFRRLMARIGCPDYRVVSSSPIALNNPDIERKAGMIGFFSLTVRAFKLELEDRCEDYGQVAYYLGSIPGSPHAFQLDDHHLLQTGRPMPVCGNTADMLGKTRYTPHFRIAGDTAVHYGLFACGTAPLAQFAGKDPAAGACC, from the coding sequence ATGCAAGCGCAACCAGCCCATGAGGCCGTGCAGGAGTACTACGGAAAGATTCTGAGCACGCAGCAGGATCTCAAGACCAGCGCCTGCTGTACGGGCGAGAGCCTGCCCCAGGACCTGCGCAGTCTGCTTAAGGAACTGCATCCGGAGGTGACGGAGAAGTTCTACGGCTGTGGTTCGCCCATTCCTTCATGCCTGGACGGCATGACGGTGCTTGACCTGGGCTGCGGTTCCGGGCGCGACTGCTTTCTCTTGTCGCGGCTGGTGGGGGAGGGCGGCCAAGTGATCGGCGTGGACATGACCGACGAGCAATTGGCCGTGGCCCGGCGCCATGTGGGCTACCACACCGAGAAGTTCGGCTACGCAAGGCCCAATGTGCGTTTTCTCAAGGGCTATATCGAGGATCTCGGCGTCCTCGGCATCGCCGATGCCAGCGTGGACGTGGTGATATCCAACTGCGTGCTCAACCTGTCGCCGGACAAGGAACGGGTTTTTGCAGAAATATGGCGGGTGCTCAAGCCCGGTGGCGAGCTTTATTTTTCCGATGTGTTCGCCGACCGGCGGGTGCCACCCCATCTGGCCGGCGATCCTGTGCTGCTGGGCGAATGCCTGGGGGGTGCCTTGTACCTGGAGGATTTCAGGCGCCTGATGGCGCGAATCGGTTGCCCAGATTACCGCGTGGTCAGCAGCAGCCCGATCGCCCTCAACAACCCGGACATCGAGCGCAAGGCCGGGATGATCGGGTTCTTTTCCCTGACGGTGCGCGCCTTCAAGCTGGAACTGGAAGACCGCTGCGAGGACTACGGCCAGGTCGCCTATTACCTGGGCAGCATACCCGGCTCGCCCCATGCCTTCCAACTCGACGATCATCACCTGCTGCAGACCGGGCGTCCCATGCCGGTGTGCGGGAATACCGCCGACATGCTGGGCAAGACCCGTTACACCCCGCACTTCCGGATTGCTGGCGATACCGCCGTGCATTACGGCCTGTTCGCTTGCGGCACGGCGCCTTTGGCGCAGTTCGCCGGCAAGGATCCGGCGGCCGGAGCCTGTTGCTGA
- a CDS encoding TIGR04282 family arsenosugar biosynthesis glycosyltransferase, whose product MPPAEAQHAAIAVFAKAPVPGVVKTRLIPVLGAERAARLQAAMIRRVVTAAVEAGLGPVSMWCWPDTAHLLFQDLHARLGVELRSQCDGDLGQRMLHCFASLCRAGPALLVGSDCPTLDGCALRRASDSLRAGADAVFLPAEDGGYVLAGLRHAEPCLFEGLQWGGSNVMAATRARLERLAWRWAEPLRLWDVDRPEDVERLRVSGLMSEWFLENGA is encoded by the coding sequence ATGCCCCCCGCTGAGGCACAGCATGCCGCCATCGCGGTATTTGCCAAGGCCCCGGTGCCTGGGGTCGTCAAGACGCGGCTAATCCCCGTGCTCGGAGCGGAGCGGGCGGCCCGTCTGCAGGCTGCCATGATCCGGCGCGTCGTAACGGCCGCGGTGGAAGCCGGCCTGGGCCCTGTCTCCATGTGGTGCTGGCCGGATACCGCGCACCTGTTGTTTCAGGATTTGCACGCCAGGCTGGGTGTGGAGTTGCGGTCCCAATGCGACGGAGATCTGGGGCAGCGGATGTTGCACTGCTTCGCCAGCTTGTGCCGGGCCGGCCCGGCACTGCTGGTGGGAAGCGACTGCCCGACCCTGGACGGATGCGCGCTGCGCCGGGCTTCCGACAGCCTGCGTGCAGGCGCCGATGCGGTTTTTCTGCCCGCAGAGGACGGAGGTTACGTGCTGGCCGGTCTGCGCCACGCGGAGCCTTGCCTGTTTGAAGGCTTGCAATGGGGCGGCTCGAACGTCATGGCGGCGACGCGTGCGCGCCTGGAACGGCTTGCTTGGCGCTGGGCGGAGCCGCTGCGGCTGTGGGATGTAGACCGACCCGAGGACGTGGAGCGGCTGCGGGTGAGCGGTTTGATGAGCGAATGGTTTCTGGAGAATGGTGCATGA
- a CDS encoding DUF3047 domain-containing protein translates to MKRLWLIGMCWLVPLGVAALPEQPAPFSKERAGGPLPAGWVPTVLAKVPRATAFSLVEDEGRTVVQAISDAAASSLTFKLRADPHQTPKLSWRWKVSRVIEKSDLASKEGDDYAARVYVFFDYDPSRLSFMDRAAFGLARALYGSDLPAATLCYVWDNRHPVGTSMPSAYTSRVRMVVVESGDAQVGHWVEEERNIADDFRSAFGDFAPPVSGIAIAADTDNTGESVVTRFGDLYFLAPKGQRPTTAAAAN, encoded by the coding sequence ATGAAACGTCTTTGGCTGATTGGGATGTGCTGGTTGGTGCCGCTGGGAGTGGCGGCGCTGCCTGAGCAGCCGGCGCCATTTTCCAAAGAGCGCGCGGGAGGCCCTTTGCCCGCCGGCTGGGTGCCCACGGTGTTGGCCAAGGTGCCGCGGGCTACCGCATTTTCCCTGGTTGAGGATGAGGGCCGGACCGTGGTGCAGGCCATCTCCGACGCCGCGGCATCGAGCCTGACTTTCAAGCTGCGTGCGGATCCCCACCAGACGCCCAAGCTGAGCTGGCGCTGGAAGGTGTCGCGGGTCATCGAGAAGAGCGACCTGGCCAGTAAGGAGGGCGATGACTATGCGGCACGCGTCTATGTGTTCTTCGACTACGATCCCAGCCGGCTGTCCTTCATGGATCGTGCCGCATTCGGGCTGGCGCGCGCCCTGTACGGCTCCGATCTGCCCGCCGCGACCCTCTGCTACGTCTGGGACAACCGCCATCCGGTGGGTACTAGCATGCCGAGCGCCTATACCAGCCGGGTGCGCATGGTGGTCGTGGAGAGCGGTGACGCCCAGGTGGGGCACTGGGTGGAGGAGGAACGCAATATTGCCGACGATTTCCGCAGCGCCTTTGGTGACTTCGCGCCGCCGGTGAGCGGTATCGCCATCGCCGCGGATACCGACAACACCGGCGAGAGCGTGGTGACTCGCTTCGGCGATTTGTATTTCCTGGCGCCCAAAGGGCAGCGGCCTACCACGGCCGCCGCGGCGAACTGA
- a CDS encoding glucan biosynthesis protein — protein sequence MNRRQILQRSIPLAFLAALLYGVMATGAFAKDDDDGMAFSREWLRLQAQMLAQSPYVAPDSRLPAWIANLDWDAYQSIRFKADESLWKEDNLPFQARLFHLGLFFKHPIKINEVVDGIARPVHYSPELFEFGSKLKVPKKPGDLGFAGFRVHAKEDFERDMFAFLGASYFRAVGRTKQYGLSARGLAVDTGLNRPEEFPEFTTFWLERPKADSDSVTLHALMDSRSVTGAYTFVVSPGDTTVMQVESHLFPRKAIERIGIAPLTAMFQHGENDKRMSDDFRPEIHDSDGLALWTGNNEWIWRPLVNPPHMHVNSFYDENPRGFGLLQRDRDFDHYQDDGAYYDRRPSLWIEPIGAWGPGSVQLIEIPTADETFDNIVAFWNPAAPVVPGQELSFQYRMFWGSTPPRQSSAAQVISTRIGVGGIPGQKKTIPARKFVVDFSGGRLEQLGKDAKVVPVISASHGTITAEAARPIKELNGWRCNFDLIPDGREPVNLRLYLKDEQGALTETWLYQWTPN from the coding sequence ATGAACAGACGTCAAATTCTGCAGCGCTCCATTCCGCTCGCCTTTCTTGCGGCGCTTCTCTACGGCGTCATGGCAACCGGCGCCTTCGCCAAGGATGATGACGACGGCATGGCCTTCAGCCGCGAGTGGCTGCGGCTGCAGGCGCAGATGCTCGCCCAGTCGCCCTATGTCGCGCCGGATTCCAGGCTCCCCGCCTGGATTGCCAACCTGGATTGGGACGCCTATCAGTCCATCCGCTTTAAAGCCGATGAATCCCTGTGGAAGGAGGACAATCTGCCGTTCCAGGCGCGCCTGTTCCACCTGGGGCTTTTTTTCAAGCACCCGATCAAGATCAACGAGGTGGTGGACGGCATTGCCCGGCCCGTCCACTATTCGCCGGAACTGTTCGAGTTCGGCAGCAAGCTGAAAGTGCCGAAAAAGCCCGGTGACCTGGGATTCGCGGGCTTCCGAGTGCATGCCAAGGAGGACTTCGAGCGCGATATGTTCGCCTTCCTCGGCGCCAGTTATTTCCGCGCCGTGGGGCGCACCAAGCAGTACGGGCTGTCGGCGCGGGGACTGGCCGTCGACACGGGGTTGAACCGCCCAGAGGAATTCCCGGAGTTCACCACGTTCTGGCTGGAGCGTCCCAAGGCCGATTCGGACTCGGTGACCCTCCATGCCCTGATGGACAGCCGCAGTGTCACCGGCGCCTACACCTTCGTGGTGAGCCCCGGCGACACCACCGTCATGCAGGTGGAGTCCCATCTGTTTCCGCGCAAGGCCATCGAGCGCATCGGCATCGCCCCGCTCACCGCCATGTTCCAGCACGGCGAGAACGACAAGCGCATGAGCGACGATTTCCGCCCCGAGATCCATGATTCCGACGGCCTGGCCCTTTGGACCGGAAACAACGAATGGATCTGGCGGCCCCTGGTGAACCCGCCCCATATGCACGTCAATTCCTTCTACGACGAGAACCCGCGCGGCTTCGGCTTGTTGCAGCGCGACCGTGACTTCGATCACTACCAGGACGACGGCGCCTATTACGATCGCAGACCCTCCTTGTGGATCGAACCGATCGGGGCCTGGGGTCCGGGATCGGTGCAACTGATCGAGATACCCACGGCGGACGAGACCTTCGACAATATCGTCGCCTTCTGGAACCCGGCAGCGCCGGTCGTGCCCGGTCAGGAGCTGAGCTTCCAGTACCGGATGTTCTGGGGTTCCACGCCGCCGCGGCAGTCCAGCGCGGCGCAGGTCATCAGCACCCGCATCGGCGTCGGCGGCATTCCCGGCCAGAAGAAGACTATTCCTGCGCGCAAGTTCGTCGTCGATTTCAGTGGTGGCCGTCTGGAACAACTGGGCAAGGATGCCAAGGTGGTGCCGGTGATCTCCGCATCGCACGGCACGATAACCGCGGAGGCGGCCCGTCCAATCAAGGAACTCAACGGCTGGCGCTGCAACTTTGACCTGATTCCCGACGGGCGCGAGCCGGTGAATTTGCGCCTATACCTCAAGGACGAGCAAGGCGCGCTCACGGAAACCTGGCTTTATCAGTGGACGCCGAACTGA